The window CAAGTCAACCGAAACGTTTTAAATAAATTTAAATCAAGCTGGAATAGAAAAAATTTTCTTAAAAATAGCTATTTTAGTATCATGAAATTTCATAAAAATTTATTTATACTGATAAAAACATAATTTTTAATATACGTCTAATAAGCAAAATAGTAATATTTTTACGATATTAAATTTCAGTAAGAAAGGAGAAAATATGGAATTTTTAATGGTTCTGATGTTTTTCGTCGCGGGCCTTTTGTTGTGGTTTAGACCTGAGAAAAAGCGCGCGGTTATGGGCTTTGGTATTGCGGGTATCGCAATACTCGTCATCATGATGGCATGGGTGAATAAATTTGCCGTCGTGCCTATGGGAAATTTTTAGGAGCGAGCAATGAAAAGTTTGCAAGATAAAATGTCTCAAAGCCTCATTCGCGGCGCCGAGATTTCTGCGGGCTGGGGCGAAGATGAAAAGCGGTTTTTTAATCTTTTCGCCCTTGCTGCCCTCGCCCTCATCGCCCTGCCCGTAGGTATCGCGTGTTTGGTTTTGGGCTTTGGCATGGGCGATAGCCCCTGCATCATGTGCTGGCACGAGAGATTTTGCATGGTCGCGATCTCATTTGTGGCCCTATTGATCGTTAGATACGGCTTTACGGTCAAATACCTAGCCGCGATCCTCTTTTTAGCATGCCTCGGGCTATACGACGGCTTTTTGCACTACAGCCTCGACGGCACCGGCGGCGGTTACCTCGACATCAAGCAGGGCTTCGGGCTTGAAATTTTAGGCGCACACACGCAGTTTTGGGTCGTAGTGGTGCATTTTTGCGTCATTATATTTTTGGGAGTGATTTTGCTGCTAGGCAAAAACGTAGGCAAAATAATGCAAAAAAGCGAGGAGAGCGCATACGGTGCGGTTCTGCCGAGCTTCGCGCTAGGCAAGATAGCCGTGGCAGCCTTTGCGATCATCATGGCTTTTAACTGCGTTCAGGCTTTCATCACGGCAGGTCCTCCGCCCTATCTAGCCTCCGCGACGCCTTCGCGCATGAGCGTCGATCCGTCAAAGTGGTTTTGGGAGCTTGATCACTGGGGGGAGACCGAAATTGACTTCCGCGAAAGCTGGAATCCAAAACTACCGAATTTACCGAAATGAGGTCGCGATATGAGAAAAATTTTAACTTTAACCCTTTTGTGCGCCGCACTGGCGCTGGGCGACGAATTTAATCTAAATCCTGCGGACGGCGCAGTGACAAATTTAACGCCGCTACGCAAAAGCGGCGAGATAACGTTAAATTTAAACAACAATAATCCCGTCACGGGGCTTGACTACGACGCGGCGAGCGGAAGCTTTTTGGTAGGCACGCTAAAATTCGAGCTCTACGAAATGGACGGCGAGCTAAAAACCGTAAAAAGCTATCTACGAAGCACACCCGATTGGATAATGCAGATGGAAGAAACCGTCGCAGCGAGCTTTTTTAAAGGCTCGGTAGGGCTCATGAGCTATAATAAAACCTATGAGTTTTTCAAGCCCGCACCGAACCAAAGCAAAGAGGAAGCAAACAAAGCGTGGCGCTATCTGCACGACGGATATGAAAATTTCACGCTCGATTTCAAGGACCGCTACTCCACCGTGCGCGCTAAGCAGCAGTTCATCCTCTCGTGGGATCACTCGGATTTCTACGGCGAGTTTTTCGTCGCTAGCGTGCCGGATAATATAAAGCAAAGCTGGAGTATGGCGAGCTTTAGCGATACCGACAATCTGCTCTCGAGCGAGTTTGTACCGAGCTTCAACGAGACTCTCGGCGTAAAGGACGGCAGGGATATAAACGACTACTACGTCACGGGTATGGATGCGCAAGGCGAGTTTGTTTATCTGCTCTCGAAGCAATACTCAAGCATCCTAAAGCTCGATCCGCGCAGCAGAAAGATCGTGGAGGTTTATAGCTTTGAAGGCGCAAACGACGCGCATGCGCTAGCTATCAAGGATGGAAAATTTTACGTCGCGACGAGAGAAAACGGAACGAATAAAATTTTCGTTTTTGAGAGGTGAAATTTAAGCCGTCTTTGGCGGCTTAAATTTAATTGATTTAAACGCGAATTCCACATCTAAAATTATAAAATTTTGATTAAACATTGACTTCTAAAAAAATACATTAGTGCCGCTAAATTCCAGCGTCATTATATATGGATTATAAGTGCTGTGAAATTTTAAAGCTGCGGACGCCCAATACGGCACCGCGATACCCTCTTCTGTGACCGCGCCCCCCGTGCTCGGTCTGCGTAAAATAAGCAAGAACGTCGCCGCTCGCAAGCCCGTGCTCATCCAGATAGCGCGCAAGCAGCGCGAGGGCCCTTTATCACGAAGCCGCCCAGCTCGGAGAAAATTCGCCTTTTCATTCGCGCCTTTCTTTGATCGCCGTGCGCGTCGTACGCAGAAATTTTACCGTCCATTTGCTCTCTTTATCTTTGTTTTTGCAGCGCCGATGAAATTTTATCACAGTGCCCGCGGCAGGCTAAATTTTATCTCTGCGATTGCGCCGAGAATGAAATTTAAACCCCGTTTTGCGCTCAAATTTACAGCCCGCGGTTTTTGCCGTCCATGTCTTGGCATCTGTCTACGAGCCAGCGCCCGTTCTTGCGCACGAGCAGGAAGCGGCGCGCAAAGCCGTGTTCGTCCTTGGCGTAGATGTAAATTTTATTTTTGCTCTCGCATTCGGCGTCCGTTAGCTCGTACCCGCCGTAGGTGCCGCCCTCCATCATCGAAAACGAAATGCCCTCGGGGCGAAAGCCGCTGCGCCTAACGGGCGTGCAGTAGCGCGCAAAGAGCTCGTCGCATCTGCGCTGCACCTCGCCGTCGTCTGCGTCATCAATTCGCGATGTGGCAAATTTCTCCCATTCGCTCATCGCCGCGAAAAACGCAAGCAGCGCGCCGCGTGCCGCCGCAGCGTCCTGGGGATCAAGCTTCTTTTTGCCCTTTGCGGCGTCTCTTTGCGCCTGCTCAAACTCCGCAATTTGCCCCTTGCTAAAGCGCCCGCCGTCTAGATAAAACTGGATTTTCGTATCTGCCGCGGCTAGCAGCCCCGTAAAGCTCACGCGCGAATTGACCAGGCGCAGTGATTTTAGCTTTGGGATTTGCACGATCGCTTTTAGCCCCTCATCCGTGATGTTAACGTTTTCGATGCCGATGTGTTCGAGCTTGGCGTGTGCTGCAAAGTATCTAAAGCCCTCGCCGCTTATCTTATCGCTATCTTGCAAAAACAGATACGCAAGCTTCGGCAGCGTGGCTAGATGCTCTAGTGCCGCGTCCGTAATCGCCGTGGCTATAAAGCCCATATTTACGAGGCTTTTTACCTCGCAGATGCGGCGCACCATCTCATCGGTGAGTGCTACGTTTTCGTAGTGATGGCCTTTGCAGTAGCGCTCGCTAACCGCGTCCAAAGCCTCCTGCATCGTGATCTGCTTCATCAGCTATCCTTTAAAATTTGATTTTAAAATTTTAGTGAAATTTTGCGATTTACGCAAGGCGCTGAAATTTACGCGCGGATTTGCTCGCGCAGCGCGATTAAATTTTGCGGCAATAGCGCGGTTAAAATGTACTTTCGTCGTTGAAATTCGACATAGAATTTCGGCAATGTTTTTTTAAATTTAGCTTGTCACGCAAAGTGGGCGAGCGGAAAAGGTGCTTTTGTGATTAAATTTTACGCATCATTTTTCGCGACGCCGCTTTTCCTCGATGCCGCTTTGCCCTTGCCTGCGCGCTAGTTCGTCAAGTAGGGCGTCTGGGTGGATATTGCGCGCTGCAAGTGCGAGCAGAAGGTGAAATAAAAGATCCGCCCCCTCGTAAATCACGTCGTATCGCGGCTCGCCCACTCTATGCTCGCCGAAGCCCTCGCGCGCGATGTCTGCGTAAAGCTCGCTGCGCGAAAGGTCCTTGCACGCCAGCGCGAACTCGCACGCCTCCTCGGCGATCTTTTTGAGATAGGCGTTTTCGCCCTTCGCGTAGAGCGAGGCGACGTAGGAGAGCGCGGGCTCGCCGTTTAGCTTGCGATCCAAGCAGACGTGATAAATTTCGTCCAAAATACCATACGGGCTTTTTTCTGCGGAGCTTTCGAGCGTAGAATTTTGCGCGGCGGCGTCTAAATTTTGCTCGCTGCACTCTGCGGCGGAATTTACCGCCGTGAAATTTTGAATTGCGGAATTTTTTGCATCGCAAGCGCCCGGGCTCTGGATATTTTCGCCGCGTTTTTGCAACGAAATCTCTTTGAAAAAACAGCTTCGCGAGCCCGTATGGCAGGCACTACCGCCGCATTGCTCGATCTTAAGTAGCAGCGTATCGTTATCGCAGTCCAAAAAAGCCTCTCGCACAAGCTGAACATGCCCGCTCTCCTCGCCCTTTTTCCAGATGCGCCCCTTGCTGCGCGAGAAGTAGTGCGCGTAGCCCGTTTGCAACGTCAGGCTTAGCGCCTCTTCGTTCATATACGCGAGCATCAAAACCGCGCCGTCACCCGCGTCCTGCACGATCGCGGGGAGCAGCCCGCCTAATTTTTGCCAATCTACCTTCATCTTTGATCCTTAGTTTGCGAAGTCGCGCGCCCTGAATTTAGCCGCCGCACGCGGAATTTGAGTTGTGAATTTACGAAGCGGCATGCCTCGTAAATTTAAAGGACAAATCTAGCGGCTAAATTTTAAGCGACCGCTAGACTTAAACCGTAACGGGCGCGAGTTCTGCTCGTCACGAGCTTTCACTCGCTACTAAGCTTGGCTCGCAAAATTACGAGTTAAGCTTATGCGCCCGGAGCAACTCGCTATTAAATTTAGTTCGCGAAATCTGGGCGTATAACTGCCTGAAATTTTAATTTTCCCGCTCGATGGCGCTTTGCTTCGCCTTATCTTTCGTATCGACCCAAATATTAGGCACCGCGCCGCCCGGCGTTAGGAAAATTTTTGCGTCGCTGTTTTCGCGCAACGCCTCGTTAAATTTGGCCTGCGTCTCGATCTGCTTGAGGCTTAAAAGATTTGCATCCAAGCTCTTTGCGACCTCTTTGTTGGCGTAGGCTTGCGCGTCGGCTTCGATCTTAGCGGCATCGGCGCGACCTTGAGCTTCGATTTTGACGGCGTCTGCGTTACCTTTGGCAAGAGCAGCCTTTTTAAGCGCCTCTTGATTTGCGCGCTCGACCTCGTATTTGGTGCGCTCAGCCTCCTGCTTGGCGATCTGCACGCTCTCGATCTGCTCCTTTACCTTCGCCGGCAGGATGATCTCGCGAAGCTGCACGGCTAGCAGATCTACGGGCGAATTCGGCAGTGCTTCGATATTCTTGCGGATGCCGTCGTCAATCGCTTTAGCGATCTCGTCGCGTTTGGTAGGCAGCTCCTCGGCGGCATAGTTACCGATGACGCTGCGCACGACGTCCTTTACGCGCGGATCGATGATCTTATCCTCCCACAAAAAGCCCCACTCGGCGATCGTGTTGGGCGCCGTGGCTTCATTGAGCCTGTATTGCACGGTGATGTCGATGCTGACGGGCAAATTTCGCGAGTCTAGCACCGAAAGCGAGTTTTTACTAATGATACCGCCCGCGGTGCCGCTTTTAGTAGCGATACCCGCGCTCATATCTTCGCTGCTGGTGTAGTTGATGATACGCGTGCGAGTATCTACGACGAATACGTCCTGTATGAACGGCACAAAAAAATGAAGTCCCGCGCCAAGAGGCGTCGGATCGTATTTGCCTAAATTTGACTTGATCCCCACCTCGCCGGATTGGATCGTGACGAAGGGTTTTGAGATCACTAGTAGCGCTATTATCGCGATTATCGCGTAAATCACGCCGCTAAACTTGCCCATTCCTCCAAAATTAGGAATTTTAAAATTTAAATTCCCGCCTTTTTTATCGCCATTTTTCTTATTAAAATAATCATTCAAATCCGCTGGCATGCGTGTCCTTATTTAACGTATGTGAGCCAGTGCTCAAATTTTGGGTCTTTGCCCGTGACGACGGCGAAATACGCCTTTTGCAAGTGACTCGTGATCTCGCCCATCTCGCCCTTGCCGATGATCCTACCGTCGATATTGCTAATCGGCGTGACCTCCGCGGCGGTGCCAGTAAAAAACGCTTCGTCCGCGGCATAGAGCTGATCGCGAGCGATGCGCTCTCTGCGGACTTCGTAGCCCAGGCTGCGCGCGATTTCTATGACTGAATTTTGAGTGATGCTCTCTAGGCTGGTGTCGTTAGGCGGAGTGATGATGACGCCCTCTTTTACGATAAATAGGCACTCGCCCGGCCCCTCCGCGACGAAGCCCTGCGGATCGAGCAGTATCGCCTCATCGTATCCCGCATCGACCGCTTCGAAATTTGCCATCTGCGAGTTGAAATAATTCGCGCTCGCTTTGGCTTTTGCCATCATCGAAAATTGCGCCGGCTTTATCCACGATGAAATTTTGGCTTTGATGCCCTTGCGTAGCGCCTCTTCGCCCATATACGCGCCCCATTGCCACGCTGCTACGATGACGTTTACCGAGCAGTTCGTAGATGAAACGCCCATCGAGCCGTAGCCGAAGTATGCTAGCGGGCGGATATAGACGGTCTGATCGAAGCGGTTTTTCGCGACGACGTCGATCTGGGCCTGACGAAGCTGCTCGAAGCTAAACGGAAGCTTGATCAGGCAGAGTTTTGCCGAAATTTCAAGACGGGCAGTGTGCTCGTCCAAGCGGAAAATCGCGTAGCCTTTGTCGGTTTTATAGGCGCGTACGCCCTCAAATACGGCGTTTCCGTAGTGCAGAGAATGCGTCAAAACGTGGGTAGTAGCCTCCGCCCAGGGGATTAGTTTGCCGTCTTTCCAGATGAGCTCGGCCTCTTGAATTTGTGCCATTTCTTGATCCTTTTGTTTAAAATTTAATCTGCGATTTTAGCTAAAACAATATTAATTTCTAAGAAATTTAAAAGCGGTTGAAATTTGGTGCGATTTTAAGACGCACAACGAGTTGTGAGTTCAAATTTAGCTCGCAACTCGGTGCAGATGGCATTAAAATTCCACGAAAGAAAGCCCGATGCCGATCTTATTGACGCTGCGTTTGTAGTCCGCAAGGCTTTCGCCGTAGCCATTGAAGTAGCGCAGATAGCCGTAAAATCCGCTGTTAAAGATCGGGAAGCTGTAGTTTAGCTCGATCGCGCCACGGTTACTGCCGTCAAAATGTAGGTTGTTACGCCACAGAGCGCTAAGTCGCTGCTTGCCGAAGGTGTATGATGCGCGCAGATCGCCGTAGCCCATATAATCCGCGATGTCCTCGTTCGTGCGGTCCAGCCAAAACGCATACCACGCTCTGGGGGTGATCGAAAATCCGTCCGCACTCCAGGTGCTTTGGGTGTAGAGCCTATTCCATGAGCGCGATTCCTCGCCGCCCTTGCCGTTTGACTCGTGCATTGCGCCTATCTTTAACTCGTCCGCAAACGGCACCGGCGCGCTAACGTAGAGCTCGGGGCGATAGTTGCTCTCGCGGAAAGGCGCGCTATCCTGCGTGATCTGCCACCAGGAATTTTGCGCGTAAGCAAATGAAATTTTCTCTCCAAACCCCAGCACGTCGTAGGTGATCGGGCGCTCGAAGCTAAACTCAAAATGCAGCTCGTCAGCCTTACGATCGGGTTTCTTGCTAAAATCGTGAGTAAAGAGCATATAGATCGGCTCGTAGTATTTAAGCCCTAAAAATCCAAAATTTCGGTCATTTTGCTCGCCTTGCGGCGCGGAATTTTGCGCTAGAAAATTCCGTTCGTCCTGCATCGCAGAACTCGATGTCGTGGAATTCTGAGATAGCGAGGCGGAATTCGATGATGCTAAATTTGACGCAGAGCCTGACGCAGCCGAGTTTGCGTCTGCGAAATTTGACGAAATAGAATTTGGCGCGACAGGTTTCGGCGCGGCGGAATTTTGTGCGACAGAATTTTGCGACTCAGCGGAGTTTAAAACGGCGGTATCATCGTGCGAAGCGCGGTTTTCTGCGGACGAGGTAGAATTTTTTGCTGAATTTCGGCGCGACTTTTCGCCGCTTTCTGCTAGACTTGCCGCGGCGATCTTTTTGTAATAGATCATCGCGTTTTTGTAATCGCCCTTGGCCTCGTATTCGCTAGCCTTTGCGTATAGCTCGGATAGGTCTTGTGCGGCTAGGCTCATGGCGCAAAACGCGAACATTAAAGCTTTAAATTTCATCTACGCCCTTTAAATCGTTTTGATAATTTATATTTAAAAACTGCTCTTTGTTTTTGAAATTTAGCACTTTAGAATTTACGCGATCGATGAGCGCGCCGATCTTATGCTCCCCCGCGCGGTAGAGCTCAAGCGCGCGCGGCGCGAGAGCTGCGTCAAAAAATCCGCACAAGCTATGCCTGTGCTCTTCGTCGCCCGCTACGCAAATTTGCCCCTCTTGCTCGCTAAGAGCGCGAATGGTGGAAATTTCTACAAAGGGCATGTCGGCGGGGATGATAAAAATGCGCTCGCCGCTAAAGGGCTTTAGCGCCGAATACAGCGCGCCCATCGGCGAAAATTCCTCAAATTCGTCGTAGATCATAGGAAGCGGAGGGTTAAATTTAGAGCTTTTGGCGCAGGCGAAAACCCGCTCAAACTCGCGGTTTAAGCGCGAAAAAAGAAAGTGCGTCATGCTGGGATGCCCGCGGAATGGAAACAGCGTTTTATCGCTGCCGAAACGCGAGCTTTTGCCACCGCAGAGAATGACGCAGGTTTTCATAGAAATTTCACCGGCTTTCATCGATCTTTATCGCGGCGAAATTTTAAATTTGAAAGTAAAATTTGAAAGAAGCGCGGACATATCAGTCTTTTTGCATATATTTGGCTTTGCCAAGGGCGTTGTTTGCGATGAACTGATAAAGGCTCGGCGCCTGAAGCTTGGCTAGCTCGGGGTATTTGGCTTTAAGCGTCTTCCAGATATCATAGACTCGCATACCGCTTGCGTAAAGCTTCATAATCTCGCTAAAATGCGGATCGTAAAGGCTTGGCTTTTTATACAGCGAGAGTTTGCGGTCGGTATCCAGCACCGCGTTTGCCTCGATAAAAGCGGCTAGATCGCGCTCGCTTACTTTGGCAAAATCCTTTTCGTAGTGAGATTTCATATACTTTAAAATTTCTTTATTGCTGATGCCTTGGAAGTGCATTTTTTTGATTTCGAAGCGATACGCGTATAAGAAATCTTCGCTTTTTTGGGCGATTGCGCGAAGTCTTGTTTTTTCATCTTTGAACGTCACGGAGATAAAGTGCGTAAGCCCGGGCGCAGTAACGGCGTTTTTGAACGCTTCGTCCTCCTCGCCGATCTTTTTTAAGATCGCCTTGACGGTGTAGCCCTCGGCGATGAGGTTTGAAATTTTATCTTTATATGGCTTGTAGTCGAATCGCACGCGCCTAAAGCCCGTCTCGACGCTGATTTTTTTGTAGATCCTCGCATGCTCTCTAGATGTAAAATACCTTGATTTCAGCCCTTTACGGAGTTGTTCGGCAACCGCGGTAAAATCGTCATAATCGGCGATAGACGCGATTAATTCCTTTTCGTTTACGACCCTGCCGTTAACGACCGCGATGGTAATGACCTTCATATTTTCTCCTTTGATTGGGCACAATTCTAACTTAAAACTATAAACTCAAATTTAATTATTTATTATCAAGGATTGCGGAGGATTTGCGTTTGCAAGGCAGAATTTTACGCACTAAAATTTAGCATTTTGATTGATTTTTATATCTTTTTGTGCTTGTTCTCACGCTGCTTTTTTATACTTTTTGCATAAAGATGAAGCGGGTTTGCAGAGATAAATTTTACCCGCAAACTTTAACTAAATTGCCCGCACAAATTAGCTTTTTTTAAACGAAAAAAGCTTTTTGATCTTCGTAAGTCCTAGCTTCATGCCGCTATATTTCATCATCTTAGCCATATTTACCCACATTTCACGCTCATAGCACGGATGCGGGCAGTGGTGACAGCGTGGCTTTTCGGTATGCGGGCAGGCGCGTAAGCGCGCGTAGGCGTAACGCAGCATCCGCTCGCAGTCGCTACAGAGATGAAAGTGCGTCTGCACTAGCCCCTTATCGTCTTTATAGTCATGAAGCACGGCGCCATCTTTTTTAAGCGCATCCGCATGCTTGCCATCGCAGTAAATTTGGATAAATTTCGTCACCGTATTTACTTCGTAAATAAATTTTTCGCTCGTCATATTTGATCCTTTGGGCGGATTTTATCTAAAAGAGACAAAAATACTCTTGAGCGCGCTCAAGTTAGAATTTATAGAATTTTAAAATTCCGCGGAATTTCGCTTTATCTTTCGACCTTGTTGCTTAATAGAGTCGCAATGAAGCGTGTTTTGTCGTTTGAAGCAAGCGCGATTTGCAAGCTCATCGTAAGCGGCACAGCCAAAAATAGCCCGCCGATACCAAGCACGAAGCCCCACAGCAGTAGCCCTGCAAGCACACTGATCGTTGAAAGCCCGAGCCCTTGCCCTAAAAATCGTGGCTCGATGATATTTCCGATCGCTACGTTTACAACCAAATAAATTGCGATAGTCCAGATGCTAGAGCTTATATCCATCGTAGCTAGCGTCACAAAAAGCGTCGGAAAGACCGCTACGATCGAGCCTATCGTAGGAATGAAATTTAGCACGAAAGCTAAAATCCCCCACAGCGCAGCATATGGGACACCAAGAGCCCACAGCCCAAGTCCGATGAGCGCGCCGGTGCAAGCCGAAGCGATAGTTTTGATTAGTAGATATTTTTTGAGGCTGGAGGCAAATTTCTTCACGAAAGTGTGCGTAGCACGGCTACTTTGCGAAAAATAGCGGATTTTTTCGTCGATCACGGAGCTTTCAAAGACCATAAATGAAACCATTATAAAAATGAAAAATCCCGTCGAGACTATCGAGCCTGTTTTGCGAAGTAGTGCAGATAGCTGCGCGGCGGCTTCGCTCGGATCAATGCCTAGGCTTGCGGCGTTAAGCTCTATGCCGAATAGAGAGAGCTTCGCACTCACGCCTCCTAGCACCTCTTCAAATTTTGCTTGCAGCTCGGGTAGGCGCGCTGAAAATTCCTTGATCGCATCGAAGATGACTGCGCCGAAAAACACTATAATCGCCACGAAAGCGAAAGTGATGATGAGGAAACTAAAGACGCGCCCGACGCGGATCTTTTGGACGTAGAGCACCAGCGGCGAGACGAGCACCGTGATGAAAATAGCTAGCAAAAATGGCACGACGATAGCCTGCGCGGCTTTAAGACCAGCCAGGATGATTACGACGCAAGCAACCGACATCAAGGACATTTGAAGCTTCAAGGATTCTCCTAAATTTGACATTTTCGCAGAGCTTTTACGCGAAATTTTGGTAAAAAGATTTTAACTAAAATTCCATAAATTTTAAGACGGAATTTTAAAATTTCATCGCAGAATTCTAAGATATGCGCAAATTCTTAGCGGGCGCAAGAAAAGTTAGAATTTTTTGCTAAAATTTTGTGAAATTTACATAAGCAGGATCAAAAATGAAACTTCCCAAGCAGCTTTTAGACCGCTACGGCGCCGAGCGTCAAAGCGCGGGCGAGGCGCAGCGGACGGCGAACGCGATCGCCTTCGCGCCGGTGGTCTTTCAGGTCTCGCGACTGATGAAAAAATTTGGAATTTTAAGCGCGCTTAATGAGGCGCGGGACGGGCTAAGCATAAATGAGATCGCGCAGAAACTCTCGCTTAGTGAATACGCCGTAAAGCTGCTTTTGGAAAGTTCGCTTAGCATCGGCACGGTGCTGCTGTGCGGCGAGAAATTTCGGCTCAGCAAGGCGGGGTATTTTCTGCTCACCGACGAGATGGTGGACGTTGATATGGACTTCATCCACGACGTGTGCTACGAGGGGCTATTTAGGCTCGAAGAGACGCTAGAATCGGGCAAACCAGAGGGGCTAAAGGTTTTTGGGCAGTGGGCCACGATCTACGAGGCGCTTTCGCATCTGCCGCCGCACGTGCGCAAGAGCTGGCTGGCGTTTGATCATTTTTATTCGGATTTGGCGTTTGAGCCCGCGCTAAAGATCATTTTCTCGCGCAAGACGGATAAAATTTTAGACGTAGGCGGCAATACGGGGCGCTTTGCTAAGCGGTGCGTAGGCTACGACGAAAATGTGCGCGTCACGATAATGGATCTTGCGGGGCAGATCGCGCTGATGAAAGACGCCGTCGCAGGCGCGCAGGGCGCAGGGCGCATAGAGGGGCTTGCGGCCGATCTGCTGGATCCCGCCACGCGCTTTCCGTGCGGCTTTGACGCGATCTGGCTCAGTCAGTTTTTGGACTGCTTCGGCGAGGAGCAGATCGTAAGCATCCTCTCGCGCGCGGCGGAGTCGATGAGCGCGGAGACGCGGCTTTATATTTTGGAGCCGTTTTGGGACAGGCAGCGCTACGAAACCGCCGCGTATAGCATGACGCAGATCAGCGTGTATTTCGCCGCTATGGCAAACGGCAATAGCAAAATTTATCATTCGGACGATATGATTAAATTTGCGCAGCGCGCAGGGCTTAAAATTTCGCAAATTCACGACGGACTCGGCGTCGGACACACGCTGCTTTGTTGCGAAAGGGCGCGCTGATGGACGCGCGAAGCTTAAGTGCGCGGCTAAATAGGCCGATTAAAATTTTACTAGTACTACTTGGAGTCGGAATTTTGGCAAACGTAGCGATGGAATTTTATGCGGAGAAACAACGCGGCGAGCTAGAGCGAAACTTCTGCGAAAGCAAGCAGGTGCGAGATGCGCTAGTGCGGATAAACGAGGGCACGCCGCGCAGGATCGACGATGCTACGACTCTAAAAGGCGCTGCATGCGAAGAGGGTAGCTTCATATACGATTACGCGCTAAATAGCTCACCGAATTTAGACCTTAGCGCGCTGGATGCGGGTGATGCGGAAATTTTAAAAGAGATGCTGTTTGCTAAGGCGAAGGCCGGCTTTTGCAGCACGGAATTCTCGCAACGCCTGCGGGAGCTAGGCAAAACGATGGTGTTAAATTACGAGATAGAGGGTTTGCCGCCAATACAGCTAAAGCTTGATAAAAATAGCTGCGAACGGTGAATTTTAAAACCCAAGCGAGGTATTTGATTAGTCGCGTTTTGTGTGGCGGCACATTGGCGGCTGGCACCTCTGCAAGTTTGTGAACAGGCTCATGCTTTGACGCAGAATTTTATTGCGAGCAGATCGCGGATAAAATTTAGCAAGATTTTATCGCTGCAAACGTAGCGTAATAAATCCTAAAATTCTGACTCAAAATCTACGATGCTGTTTCAAATAAAATTCCGTAACTTATAGAATTTCGCGCGAAAGCTTTACGCGGTG is drawn from Campylobacter sp. and contains these coding sequences:
- a CDS encoding AI-2E family transporter; protein product: MKLQMSLMSVACVVIILAGLKAAQAIVVPFLLAIFITVLVSPLVLYVQKIRVGRVFSFLIITFAFVAIIVFFGAVIFDAIKEFSARLPELQAKFEEVLGGVSAKLSLFGIELNAASLGIDPSEAAAQLSALLRKTGSIVSTGFFIFIMVSFMVFESSVIDEKIRYFSQSSRATHTFVKKFASSLKKYLLIKTIASACTGALIGLGLWALGVPYAALWGILAFVLNFIPTIGSIVAVFPTLFVTLATMDISSSIWTIAIYLVVNVAIGNIIEPRFLGQGLGLSTISVLAGLLLWGFVLGIGGLFLAVPLTMSLQIALASNDKTRFIATLLSNKVER
- a CDS encoding class I SAM-dependent methyltransferase translates to MKLPKQLLDRYGAERQSAGEAQRTANAIAFAPVVFQVSRLMKKFGILSALNEARDGLSINEIAQKLSLSEYAVKLLLESSLSIGTVLLCGEKFRLSKAGYFLLTDEMVDVDMDFIHDVCYEGLFRLEETLESGKPEGLKVFGQWATIYEALSHLPPHVRKSWLAFDHFYSDLAFEPALKIIFSRKTDKILDVGGNTGRFAKRCVGYDENVRVTIMDLAGQIALMKDAVAGAQGAGRIEGLAADLLDPATRFPCGFDAIWLSQFLDCFGEEQIVSILSRAAESMSAETRLYILEPFWDRQRYETAAYSMTQISVYFAAMANGNSKIYHSDDMIKFAQRAGLKISQIHDGLGVGHTLLCCERAR